One Nitrospina watsonii DNA segment encodes these proteins:
- the argS gene encoding arginine--tRNA ligase, with the protein MKDIVKHMVVQALNRVKEQGGLSLEALPDVVVEEPKDEALGDFASTVAMQLAKSEKKNPREIAEKICTEIESEGGQAESATVAGPGFINIKMTQDFFRQQLREAAGLGKDFGRCHVGEGKRVLVEFVSANPTGPLHVGHGRGAAVGHALSCILKMAGFDVSSEYYINDVGNQMNTLGRSTWLRYKELLGETVQFPEEGYQGDYIQGIAKEIIDRDGRSHLEKNEEDALNFFRLYATASILEGIKEDLKAFRVEYDHWFSEQILHEDQSVDQSLEWLRDKGYIYDKDDATWLKTSDFDDDADRVLIKNDGEKTYFCADIAYHKNKIDRGFNMILDLWGADHHGYVPRMQSVLKMMGFDEDVFKVILVQFVALRRGGEKVSMSTRSGEFVTLADVVKEVGVDATRFFFLMRSSDSHLDFDLELAKKETPENPVYYIQYAHARICNLFRTAEEQGYRAEDWANADLGPLTENAEFALIKKILSFPECIEKSALSQEVHRIPFYLNDLVSIFHNYYAHHRIVTDNPELTRARLFLIHTLRNVIASGLALMGVTAPEKM; encoded by the coding sequence ATGAAAGATATTGTCAAACACATGGTGGTGCAGGCGCTCAACCGGGTTAAAGAGCAGGGTGGACTGAGCCTGGAAGCATTGCCGGACGTTGTGGTCGAAGAACCCAAGGATGAAGCGCTGGGAGACTTCGCCTCCACCGTTGCCATGCAATTGGCTAAATCGGAAAAAAAGAACCCTCGCGAGATTGCGGAGAAGATCTGTACTGAAATCGAGTCGGAAGGCGGGCAGGCGGAGTCGGCCACCGTCGCCGGTCCCGGGTTCATCAACATTAAAATGACGCAGGATTTCTTCCGCCAGCAACTGCGCGAGGCCGCGGGCCTGGGCAAGGACTTCGGCCGCTGCCACGTGGGTGAAGGCAAGAGGGTGCTGGTCGAGTTCGTCAGCGCCAACCCCACCGGCCCCCTGCACGTCGGGCACGGACGCGGCGCCGCCGTCGGCCACGCCTTGTCCTGCATCCTCAAGATGGCCGGGTTCGACGTCTCTTCGGAGTATTACATCAATGACGTCGGCAACCAGATGAACACGCTGGGGCGCTCCACCTGGCTGCGCTACAAGGAATTGCTGGGGGAGACCGTGCAGTTCCCCGAAGAAGGTTATCAGGGGGATTACATCCAAGGCATTGCCAAAGAGATCATCGACCGCGATGGCCGCAGCCATCTCGAAAAAAACGAGGAAGACGCGCTGAACTTTTTCCGGCTGTACGCCACCGCGTCCATCCTCGAAGGCATCAAGGAAGACCTGAAGGCGTTCCGCGTGGAATACGACCACTGGTTCAGCGAGCAGATTCTGCACGAAGACCAGTCGGTGGACCAGTCGCTCGAATGGCTGCGTGACAAGGGCTACATCTATGACAAGGACGACGCCACCTGGCTGAAGACCTCCGACTTCGATGACGACGCCGACCGCGTGCTCATCAAAAACGACGGCGAAAAGACCTATTTCTGCGCCGACATCGCCTACCACAAAAACAAGATCGATCGCGGCTTCAACATGATTCTGGACCTGTGGGGTGCGGATCACCACGGCTACGTGCCGCGCATGCAGTCGGTGCTCAAGATGATGGGGTTTGACGAGGACGTATTCAAGGTCATCCTTGTGCAGTTCGTCGCGCTGCGCCGGGGCGGCGAGAAGGTGTCCATGTCCACGCGCTCCGGCGAGTTCGTCACCCTCGCGGATGTGGTCAAGGAAGTGGGCGTCGATGCCACGCGTTTCTTCTTCCTGATGCGCAGCTCCGACAGCCATCTGGATTTCGATCTGGAACTGGCGAAAAAAGAAACGCCGGAAAATCCCGTCTATTACATCCAGTACGCGCACGCGCGCATCTGCAACCTGTTCCGCACCGCCGAGGAGCAGGGCTACCGGGCCGAAGACTGGGCCAACGCGGACCTGGGGCCGTTGACCGAAAATGCCGAGTTTGCGTTGATCAAAAAGATCCTGTCGTTTCCCGAATGCATCGAGAAGAGCGCCTTGTCGCAGGAGGTGCACCGCATTCCCTTTTACCTGAACGACCTCGTCTCCATCTTCCACAATTACTACGCCCATCACCGCATCGTGACCGACAACCCGGAACTGACGCGGGCGCGGCTGTTTCTCATCCACACCCTGCGCAATGTCATCGCCAGTGGCCTGGCCCTGATGGGCGTGACGGCTCCGGAAAAAATGTAG
- a CDS encoding AAA family ATPase, producing MTQANTAIARLQSNIESVIIGKPDVIENTIVTLIAGGHLLIEDVPGVGKSSLAFALARSLGLEFRRIQFTNDILPSDIVGVSIYNQKDNSFEFNRGPIFANLVLADEINRSSPRTQSALLEAMNEKQVSVDNRTYDLEDPFMVIATQNPIESHGAHPLPESQLDRFMMYLSMGYPDPEEERKLLGTQSPSRNIRELQAILSRENVIDLQRQAEAVTMEPVLIDYIMNVVTATRESKHLSLGVSPRGGLILQQAARARALVHGRTYCIPDDIKQLAVPVLCHRVIPQNHHGMNKRTVADTSAVILEIVDKMEIPV from the coding sequence ATGACCCAGGCGAACACGGCCATTGCCCGTCTGCAGTCCAACATTGAAAGCGTCATCATCGGCAAGCCCGACGTGATCGAGAACACCATCGTCACCCTGATCGCGGGCGGACACCTGTTGATCGAAGACGTCCCCGGCGTCGGCAAAAGCTCGCTGGCGTTTGCGCTGGCGCGCTCGCTCGGCCTCGAGTTCCGCCGTATTCAATTCACCAACGACATCCTGCCGTCGGACATCGTCGGCGTCTCCATCTACAATCAGAAGGACAACTCGTTCGAGTTCAACCGCGGCCCCATCTTCGCCAACCTGGTGCTGGCGGATGAGATCAACCGCTCATCTCCACGCACGCAGAGCGCCCTGCTGGAGGCGATGAACGAAAAACAGGTGTCGGTGGACAACCGCACCTACGACCTGGAAGACCCGTTCATGGTGATCGCCACGCAGAATCCGATCGAGAGCCACGGCGCGCATCCGTTGCCGGAGTCGCAGCTCGACCGTTTCATGATGTATCTGTCGATGGGCTATCCCGATCCGGAGGAAGAACGCAAACTGCTCGGCACGCAGTCGCCGTCGCGCAACATCCGGGAATTGCAGGCCATCCTCAGCCGCGAGAATGTGATCGACCTGCAACGGCAGGCCGAAGCCGTGACCATGGAGCCGGTGTTGATCGACTACATCATGAACGTGGTGACGGCCACCCGCGAATCGAAACACCTGTCTTTGGGTGTCAGCCCACGCGGTGGACTGATCCTGCAACAGGCCGCCCGCGCCCGCGCTCTGGTGCACGGCCGCACCTACTGCATACCCGACGACATCAAGCAACTCGCCGTGCCGGTGCTCTGCCACCGTGTCATTCCGCAGAACCATCACGGCATGAACAAACGCACCGTGGCGGACACCTCGGCGGTCATCCTCGAAATTGTCGACAAAATGGAAATCCCGGTCTAA
- a CDS encoding uracil-DNA glycosylase has protein sequence MNQTDASSRLIEVRNELGDCTRCKLSATRQNIVFGSGNPNAKLLFIGEGPGADEDAQGLPFVGRAGKKLTEIIEKGMHLNREQDTYICNIVKCRPPGNRDPEAEEIDACKPFLIEQVRAIRPKVIVALGKPSASTLLGRTVAITKERGTWHEFDGIPLMLTFHPAYLLRFYTLENRRAVMEDMQKVLEVLKP, from the coding sequence ATGAACCAAACCGATGCCAGCAGCCGCCTGATCGAAGTCCGCAACGAACTCGGCGACTGCACGCGGTGCAAGCTGTCGGCAACACGTCAGAACATCGTTTTCGGCTCCGGCAACCCGAACGCCAAACTGCTGTTCATCGGCGAGGGTCCCGGAGCGGATGAGGACGCGCAGGGCCTGCCCTTTGTCGGCCGCGCCGGTAAGAAGCTGACCGAAATCATCGAAAAGGGCATGCACCTGAACCGGGAGCAGGACACTTATATCTGCAACATCGTCAAATGCCGGCCGCCCGGCAACCGCGACCCGGAGGCGGAAGAGATCGACGCCTGTAAGCCGTTTCTGATCGAGCAGGTGCGGGCCATCCGGCCCAAAGTGATCGTCGCGCTGGGCAAACCGTCGGCATCGACCCTGCTCGGCCGGACCGTCGCCATCACCAAGGAGCGCGGCACCTGGCACGAGTTCGACGGCATTCCGCTGATGCTCACGTTCCACCCGGCGTACCTGCTCCGCTTCTACACGCTGGAAAACCGGCGCGCGGTGATGGAAGACATGCAAAAAGTTCTTGAGGTACTGAAACCATGA